From a single Sulfolobus sp. E5-1-F genomic region:
- a CDS encoding DsrE/DsrF/DrsH-like family protein, which yields MAAEKKKKLSIIVFSGTIDKLMPVGILTSGAAASGYEVNLFFTFWGLQAITKRSLNSQQPPQIDKNYEQMGPVMMKKMQEMKYPMWHQLVQQAKEIGEVKVFACSTTMEFFGIKREDLAEFVDDVVGVATFLDRAEGGITLFI from the coding sequence GTGGCTGCAGAAAAGAAGAAGAAATTATCTATAATAGTCTTCTCTGGTACAATAGATAAGTTAATGCCGGTTGGAATTTTAACATCAGGTGCTGCAGCATCTGGGTATGAAGTTAACTTGTTCTTTACATTTTGGGGGTTACAAGCAATCACGAAAAGGAGTCTGAATAGTCAACAACCACCTCAAATTGACAAGAACTATGAACAGATGGGTCCAGTAATGATGAAAAAGATGCAAGAAATGAAATATCCAATGTGGCATCAGCTAGTGCAACAAGCTAAGGAAATTGGAGAAGTTAAAGTATTTGCATGTTCCACGACTATGGAGTTCTTCGGAATAAAGAGGGAAGATCTAGCTGAATTCGTAGATGATGTAGTGGGTGTTGCCACATTTTTAGATAGAGCGGAAGGAGGAATCACTCTATTCATCTGA
- a CDS encoding 4Fe-4S dicluster domain-containing protein yields the protein MATKTILPPLPDDPRLLDMSYDVQGPLPEEERNLLSNLKPEERELAIKFWEAVKSDFRYNEYLRGCLNCGVCTSGCPAAKFYDFGPREMIQYMMRDEVDKIWEFVNRKVWACVQCYTCSMRCPFNNEIAGLIMVLREYAVKFGLQSAKEILAPYRRVLLTVITTGNQVTPDMIQPDAFPDWGPQAVEESKNMDVYRKAVPVDLLQRTDVGWHASLQTAVEMMTIFIEAGVLDSLKNVDKDLYDMIMDIYEERKQQLEEIKEKWEKGELNEDELPDSWFEL from the coding sequence ATGGCTACTAAAACTATATTACCTCCTCTTCCTGATGATCCAAGACTTCTAGACATGTCATATGATGTTCAAGGCCCACTACCAGAAGAAGAGAGAAACTTGCTAAGCAATTTAAAACCGGAAGAAAGAGAGCTTGCAATAAAGTTCTGGGAAGCTGTTAAGAGCGATTTCAGATATAACGAGTATTTGAGAGGATGTTTAAACTGTGGCGTTTGCACCTCTGGGTGTCCTGCTGCAAAGTTCTACGATTTCGGTCCTAGGGAAATGATACAGTATATGATGAGGGATGAAGTGGACAAGATTTGGGAGTTCGTAAATAGGAAAGTTTGGGCCTGTGTGCAATGCTATACTTGTTCAATGAGATGTCCGTTTAATAACGAAATCGCTGGCTTAATAATGGTATTGAGAGAATACGCTGTAAAATTTGGTTTGCAATCTGCAAAGGAGATATTAGCTCCTTATAGAAGAGTCTTACTAACAGTAATTACAACTGGTAACCAGGTAACGCCAGATATGATCCAACCCGATGCTTTCCCAGATTGGGGACCACAGGCTGTAGAAGAGTCTAAGAATATGGATGTGTATAGGAAGGCAGTTCCAGTGGATCTTTTACAAAGGACTGATGTGGGCTGGCATGCTTCACTACAGACTGCAGTCGAAATGATGACTATATTTATAGAAGCAGGTGTGCTTGATTCCTTAAAGAACGTCGATAAGGATCTTTATGATATGATAATGGATATTTATGAGGAAAGGAAGCAACAGTTAGAGGAGATTAAGGAGAAGTGGGAGAAAGGAGAGTTAAATGAAGACGAGTTACCAGATAGTTGGTTTGAGTTATAG
- a CDS encoding thioredoxin family protein, producing MSYDYVIKEYLNAIKKGDITIQQCGGDEFFNEFKNYVNVETLSNCKKPLVKVKKGDRVYYTYYGIPIVNELWPFLNSLVRISNNVINLDEKELELAKQVRGSVKLFVTPDCTKCPITAEFLYQVSQINENIKLEIYDTTEYEEERDKYRVLSVPKIVFNDKVEIPGGFPSTIILKMMLKALQSEVR from the coding sequence ATGAGCTATGATTACGTTATCAAGGAATATCTTAACGCTATTAAAAAGGGGGATATAACGATACAACAATGTGGTGGGGATGAGTTTTTTAACGAGTTTAAAAATTACGTCAACGTAGAGACTCTGAGTAATTGTAAAAAACCTCTTGTTAAAGTTAAGAAGGGAGATAGAGTTTACTACACTTATTATGGTATTCCAATAGTGAATGAACTATGGCCGTTTCTTAACTCATTAGTAAGAATCTCTAACAACGTTATTAACCTAGACGAAAAGGAGTTAGAGTTGGCAAAGCAAGTAAGGGGAAGCGTCAAATTGTTTGTAACCCCTGACTGTACTAAATGTCCAATTACTGCGGAGTTCTTATATCAAGTATCACAAATAAACGAAAATATTAAACTGGAGATATATGATACTACAGAGTATGAAGAGGAAAGAGACAAGTATAGGGTTTTGAGTGTACCTAAAATTGTATTTAACGATAAGGTAGAAATCCCTGGTGGCTTTCCCTCAACTATAATACTCAAGATGATGCTAAAAGCTCTTCAATCTGAAGTGCGTTAA
- a CDS encoding CoB--CoM heterodisulfide reductase iron-sulfur subunit B family protein, with protein sequence MLSQEEKQIQRAVQEAFPMAEDVDWNEVYQRIIYRYSTPHGLEHVKEEMYKLEDKGEIIIHHIKPYNNPVEAQTLNGSPKKIPTTKLWHHKSCGQCGHIPGYPTSVFWMMNKLEIDYLDEPHQTSCTGWNYHASGASNPVALAGVYVRNMWRAYETGYFPLIHCGTSFGHYKEVRNMIILHKEIRDKLRPIMRKLDMDIVIPEEVVHYSEWLYVMSKKAAQQKKYNLDNIKAAVHTPCHVYKLVPEDTIYDPEVFQGRRPAAPSGTVQNFGAKLVDYSTWWDCCGFGFRHILTEREFSRSFALFKKVIPAVEEGNADIFVTSDTGCVTTLDKSQWAGKAHGFNYNLPVLADAQFAALAMGADPYIIAQIHWHATDVEGFLRKIGVPVDDYKEKFVQYLQDLREGKAEPQYLYPKHRKIDFYLSLPDRVKWYKKDVPK encoded by the coding sequence ATGTTGAGCCAAGAAGAGAAGCAAATTCAAAGAGCAGTTCAAGAGGCCTTTCCAATGGCCGAGGATGTTGACTGGAATGAAGTTTATCAGAGGATAATCTATAGGTATAGTACACCTCATGGGTTAGAACACGTTAAAGAGGAAATGTATAAATTGGAGGATAAAGGCGAAATCATTATACATCACATAAAGCCCTATAACAATCCAGTAGAAGCTCAAACACTAAATGGATCTCCTAAGAAAATACCCACTACAAAATTATGGCATCATAAGAGCTGTGGGCAATGCGGTCATATTCCCGGTTATCCAACTTCTGTTTTCTGGATGATGAATAAGTTAGAGATAGATTATCTGGACGAACCTCATCAGACCTCATGTACTGGATGGAATTATCATGCTTCTGGTGCCTCTAACCCCGTAGCCTTAGCAGGAGTATACGTAAGGAACATGTGGAGAGCTTATGAAACCGGCTACTTCCCATTAATCCATTGTGGAACGTCATTTGGTCACTATAAGGAAGTCAGAAACATGATAATATTACACAAGGAGATAAGAGATAAGCTAAGACCAATTATGAGAAAACTGGACATGGACATTGTAATACCAGAAGAGGTAGTTCACTATTCTGAATGGCTATATGTAATGAGTAAGAAAGCTGCGCAGCAGAAAAAGTACAATCTAGATAACATAAAGGCGGCTGTTCACACTCCTTGTCACGTTTATAAGTTAGTTCCAGAGGATACTATTTATGATCCCGAGGTATTCCAAGGCAGAAGACCAGCAGCCCCCTCTGGAACTGTACAGAATTTTGGTGCTAAACTAGTGGATTACTCCACATGGTGGGATTGCTGTGGATTTGGATTTAGACATATCCTAACAGAGAGAGAATTCAGTAGGAGTTTCGCACTATTTAAGAAGGTTATACCAGCAGTTGAGGAGGGAAATGCAGATATCTTCGTAACTTCCGATACAGGATGTGTTACTACCTTAGATAAGAGTCAGTGGGCCGGAAAGGCTCATGGTTTCAACTATAATTTGCCAGTATTAGCTGATGCGCAGTTTGCGGCTTTGGCAATGGGTGCAGATCCATACATAATTGCGCAAATTCACTGGCACGCAACAGATGTTGAAGGTTTCTTAAGGAAGATAGGCGTTCCAGTAGACGATTATAAAGAGAAGTTTGTACAATACCTACAAGATTTAAGAGAAGGTAAGGCTGAGCCTCAATACCTATATCCAAAGCATAGAAAGATCGACTTCTATCTATCACTTCCAGATAGAGTAAAGTGGTATAAGAAGGATGTACCAAAGTAA
- a CDS encoding CoB--CoM heterodisulfide reductase iron-sulfur subunit B family protein, producing the protein MTLPTPYGKVAFYPGCALDGLGKSYDVSLKLVAQDLGIPLEKIEDYNCCGALEVKNVNTMAGILLPARNLALAREMGADAVVSACPGCHYSLSRTQYYLTKYPKLREKTNMYLEKMGTKNYDLKLMLVHAVEYIYNTVGIETIKAKVRRPLTGLKVAPYYGCLYVRPKSYTLAGYMKMRDDPERPFFMDEILKALGAEVVPFEAKTMCCGGPHVYSDVEVALHLEARILKEARRNGAEILVTDCPLGHVAIETNMEKIAQKYGEDLRTPLAYFSQLVAFAFGHSPEETLLTANITNPMSVLKRYL; encoded by the coding sequence ATGACACTACCCACACCTTATGGTAAAGTAGCGTTCTATCCAGGCTGTGCTTTAGACGGATTAGGCAAATCTTATGATGTCTCTCTAAAGCTAGTTGCACAAGATTTAGGTATCCCATTAGAGAAGATCGAGGACTATAACTGTTGTGGTGCATTAGAAGTAAAGAACGTTAATACTATGGCAGGGATATTACTACCAGCAAGGAATTTAGCGTTAGCTAGGGAAATGGGAGCTGATGCTGTAGTTTCAGCTTGTCCCGGCTGTCACTATTCCTTATCTAGAACCCAATATTATCTTACTAAGTACCCAAAACTAAGAGAAAAAACGAATATGTATCTGGAAAAAATGGGTACTAAGAATTATGATCTAAAGTTAATGCTTGTCCATGCTGTGGAGTATATTTATAACACAGTAGGAATTGAGACTATCAAGGCTAAAGTAAGACGACCTCTTACCGGATTAAAAGTTGCACCTTATTATGGTTGTCTATACGTTAGGCCTAAATCTTATACCTTAGCTGGATATATGAAAATGAGAGATGACCCAGAGAGACCATTCTTTATGGACGAAATATTGAAAGCGTTAGGTGCTGAAGTCGTACCATTTGAAGCTAAGACAATGTGCTGTGGTGGTCCTCACGTTTACTCCGATGTAGAGGTAGCCTTACACTTGGAAGCTAGAATATTAAAGGAGGCTAGAAGAAACGGTGCGGAAATATTAGTCACAGATTGTCCACTAGGCCACGTAGCTATTGAAACTAACATGGAGAAAATAGCTCAAAAATATGGTGAAGATCTAAGGACACCATTAGCTTACTTCTCACAACTGGTGGCATTTGCCTTTGGTCATAGCCCAGAAGAAACTTTACTTACAGCCAATATCACTAATCCAATGTCAGTACTAAAAAGATATTTGTAA
- a CDS encoding 4Fe-4S dicluster domain-containing protein, giving the protein MPIPEIEKPIIRGLIQKDKVIVDGVEVDGTWNAFMIERTQTGYDPTVWDEIANTLEGVTISACWQCGTCTSGCTMREYDPDYSPRRFIDLARKGDKQALVELQNSLWRCVSCQKCTHRCPKGVLVEEVVHSIHHYLLKHGLVKKDPGTVFDELFLDTVIKNGGRISELTLGAAAAKAGMVTLSLKDLINIGAAILKGGLIKDVLRPNRVKNWDKVQKVLEEAMMEEVLPE; this is encoded by the coding sequence TTGCCAATTCCTGAGATAGAAAAACCCATAATTAGAGGTCTAATTCAAAAAGATAAGGTAATAGTGGATGGTGTAGAAGTAGATGGAACATGGAACGCCTTCATGATTGAGAGAACACAGACTGGCTACGACCCTACAGTATGGGATGAAATAGCCAACACCCTAGAGGGTGTTACAATAAGCGCTTGCTGGCAATGCGGAACTTGTACCTCAGGTTGTACAATGAGAGAATACGATCCGGATTACAGTCCGAGAAGATTTATAGATCTTGCTAGAAAGGGCGATAAGCAAGCACTTGTTGAACTACAAAACTCACTCTGGAGATGCGTTTCATGCCAGAAATGTACTCACAGATGTCCTAAGGGAGTATTAGTAGAAGAAGTAGTACACTCTATTCATCACTATCTATTAAAGCATGGATTAGTTAAGAAAGATCCAGGTACAGTGTTTGATGAGCTATTCTTAGATACTGTAATTAAAAACGGCGGAAGAATTTCAGAACTGACACTAGGTGCTGCTGCGGCTAAAGCTGGAATGGTTACGCTTAGCTTAAAGGATCTAATAAATATTGGCGCAGCAATATTGAAAGGAGGACTTATAAAAGATGTATTAAGGCCTAATAGAGTTAAGAACTGGGATAAAGTACAAAAGGTGTTAGAGGAAGCGATGATGGAGGAGGTGCTACCAGAATGA
- a CDS encoding PIN domain-containing protein: MFAVISPSAFGKLKELLDLNKKYKFVVTTLGVSFAIKNGIDIDNALDRGIIVRAFSHKPPKVGNLPQYESEAIMVALELNALLIAEDKDVISKAKELGVNALQIEELLASS; this comes from the coding sequence ATGTTTGCAGTTATCTCACCAAGCGCATTCGGAAAATTAAAAGAACTCCTTGATCTAAATAAGAAGTATAAATTTGTTGTTACAACATTAGGAGTTTCTTTTGCTATAAAGAATGGTATAGACATTGATAATGCATTAGATCGTGGAATAATAGTCAGAGCTTTTTCCCATAAACCTCCAAAAGTAGGAAATCTACCACAATATGAGTCTGAGGCAATAATGGTTGCCTTAGAGTTAAACGCATTACTTATAGCAGAGGATAAGGATGTTATAAGTAAGGCGAAAGAACTTGGAGTTAACGCACTTCAGATTGAAGAGCTTTTAGCATCATCTTGA
- a CDS encoding CoB--CoM heterodisulfide reductase iron-sulfur subunit A family protein, translating into MDSKSVLVIGGGPAGLSASKELANMGVNVILVERESFLGGTPKRLKYSLLFPELRPASEVIDPLVKTVQENGNVKIYMESIVDAVKNTSDGFEVSIKDKKGNVKVEKTNAIIAASGFEHFDSRRKYEYGYGIIPNIYQISDIEGMLHENKLVTTKGTPPKRVAILLCVGSRDATVGNTYCSRVCCAVSIKQAMEIKQRIPDAVVHIYYMDIRTYGLMEDKLYWKSQLDYRIGYIRGRISEFMRGPNDTVIIKGEDTMNLNRALAVPYDMVILANGMELGLGSKQVAKALGLEFEEHGFVKPLDPDRLPVQSTKKGIFLAGAITGPKTISDSITEGYAAAMKAYEYVTHGIWEESDFAKKTEEMKVVHH; encoded by the coding sequence GTGGATAGTAAATCAGTTCTAGTTATAGGTGGAGGACCAGCAGGTCTCTCAGCTTCCAAAGAACTAGCAAATATGGGAGTTAATGTTATACTTGTTGAAAGGGAATCATTCTTAGGTGGCACACCTAAGAGGTTAAAGTACAGTTTATTATTCCCCGAGTTAAGGCCAGCTTCCGAGGTTATCGATCCATTAGTAAAAACCGTTCAAGAGAATGGCAATGTTAAGATTTACATGGAGAGTATAGTTGATGCTGTTAAAAACACTTCTGATGGCTTTGAGGTAAGTATTAAGGATAAGAAGGGTAATGTAAAGGTGGAGAAAACTAATGCGATAATCGCAGCTTCTGGTTTCGAGCATTTTGATTCTAGAAGGAAGTACGAATACGGTTATGGTATAATCCCCAACATATACCAAATATCTGACATAGAAGGTATGCTTCATGAGAATAAGCTAGTTACTACAAAGGGAACTCCACCTAAGAGAGTTGCAATATTATTATGTGTAGGTTCTAGGGATGCCACAGTGGGAAATACTTATTGCTCTAGAGTATGTTGTGCAGTCTCAATAAAGCAAGCTATGGAGATCAAGCAAAGGATTCCAGATGCTGTAGTTCACATCTACTACATGGATATAAGAACTTATGGTCTAATGGAGGATAAATTGTACTGGAAATCACAACTAGATTATAGAATTGGCTATATTAGGGGTAGAATTTCAGAGTTCATGAGAGGTCCTAATGACACTGTGATAATAAAGGGAGAGGATACAATGAACTTGAATAGGGCACTAGCTGTACCTTATGATATGGTAATATTGGCTAATGGGATGGAGCTTGGATTGGGTTCAAAACAAGTGGCTAAGGCATTGGGATTGGAGTTTGAAGAGCACGGTTTCGTTAAGCCATTAGATCCCGATAGACTACCTGTTCAATCTACTAAGAAAGGAATATTCTTAGCTGGTGCGATAACCGGACCTAAAACTATTTCAGATTCTATAACTGAGGGATATGCAGCTGCAATGAAAGCTTATGAATACGTTACTCATGGAATATGGGAAGAGTCGGACTTTGCAAAGAAAACTGAGGAGATGAAGGTGGTACATCATTAA
- a CDS encoding cation:proton antiporter produces the protein MNPIILALFDVSIFILLAEILSSLVQKYGLPKLIGELLAGMLIGPYALGSLLNQLLGFSLISINSYIEFLAEFSVILLIFASGLEHGIAPIKSSGVLGFLGATFGALLPFFAAYYFYTSSFGLNSSLILGAAMGATSLAAVASIIEEEKLKGKGINFMVSAAAADDVVDLLLLSVILAILQGTSTSVTSISLKIITLVVIWLVILAVSVIIVPKITDRLSDKYIEEFPLAILFGLTLLMVSLGYSPIISAFVAGVAFANSIKSEKIKEISNTLLSVFGPLFFVYIGAEVNFSTLNLNTLLLSLELTGIATVFKWLGIFPFALAYLRNVKAANTIAFGMVPRGETGLVIASIGLSYQALSLEEFEGIVFMSLFTTFVGSVVFKSYAKKHLVS, from the coding sequence ATGAATCCAATAATTCTAGCACTCTTTGATGTATCAATTTTTATCTTATTAGCAGAAATTTTAAGTTCGCTTGTACAGAAGTACGGTTTACCTAAGCTGATAGGTGAATTATTAGCTGGTATGTTAATAGGTCCTTATGCTTTAGGTTCTTTATTAAACCAGCTATTGGGCTTTTCCTTAATAAGTATAAATAGTTATATTGAATTTTTAGCCGAGTTTTCAGTAATTCTGTTAATATTCGCCTCTGGTTTAGAGCATGGAATCGCACCAATAAAATCTTCTGGCGTCCTAGGATTTCTTGGGGCAACGTTTGGTGCATTATTACCTTTTTTCGCAGCATATTACTTTTATACGTCAAGTTTTGGTTTAAATTCGTCACTGATACTTGGTGCTGCAATGGGAGCTACCAGTCTTGCAGCTGTAGCATCTATAATAGAGGAAGAAAAATTGAAGGGTAAGGGCATAAATTTCATGGTTTCCGCTGCTGCAGCCGATGACGTAGTGGATTTACTCTTATTGTCGGTCATCCTAGCTATTTTGCAAGGCACGTCTACAAGTGTTACTTCTATCAGTTTGAAAATAATTACCCTTGTAGTTATATGGCTAGTTATATTAGCAGTTTCAGTTATCATAGTCCCGAAAATAACTGATAGATTGAGTGATAAGTACATAGAGGAGTTTCCGCTCGCGATACTATTCGGCTTAACGTTATTAATGGTGTCATTGGGATACTCTCCCATAATTTCAGCTTTCGTTGCTGGAGTTGCATTTGCTAACAGTATAAAAAGCGAAAAAATTAAAGAAATTAGTAACACACTACTTAGCGTTTTCGGACCATTATTTTTTGTATACATAGGAGCTGAAGTTAATTTTTCAACACTAAATCTTAATACGTTATTATTATCCTTAGAATTAACTGGCATAGCAACCGTTTTCAAGTGGCTAGGAATCTTCCCATTTGCTTTAGCTTACTTAAGAAACGTAAAAGCCGCTAATACAATAGCGTTTGGAATGGTACCTAGGGGTGAGACTGGGTTAGTGATTGCTTCTATAGGCCTTTCATATCAAGCGTTAAGTTTAGAGGAATTTGAAGGTATAGTTTTTATGTCACTATTTACTACATTTGTAGGCAGTGTGGTGTTTAAGAGTTACGCTAAGAAGCACTTGGTTTCATGA
- a CDS encoding sulfurtransferase TusA family protein — protein sequence MSQEVRIAKTLDARGMYCPGPVLETAKAIKQINVGEVLEILATDPAAKPDIEAWARRTGNQVIDIQQQGGVTRILIKRMK from the coding sequence ATGTCTCAAGAAGTTAGGATTGCTAAAACTTTAGATGCAAGGGGAATGTATTGTCCCGGACCAGTTTTAGAGACAGCTAAGGCAATTAAACAAATAAATGTTGGTGAGGTTTTAGAGATATTGGCTACTGATCCAGCTGCTAAACCAGATATTGAAGCTTGGGCTAGGAGGACTGGAAATCAAGTAATTGACATACAACAACAAGGAGGAGTAACAAGAATATTAATTAAAAGAATGAAGTAA
- a CDS encoding dihydrolipoyl dehydrogenase family protein, which yields MKYDIVVIGGGTAGYVAGSILARKGKKVLVIEKEKFGGVCVNFGCVPSIFLFDVTFLLNRFKEIAYYFGLDGEIGYKDLLFNKRNEIINYLSNTGKKLIEDSGGETELGEAEIISPSEVRVNERIVEFDKLIIATGSKPIIPNIDGIEAAISEDEAVILNSIPSSMVIIGGGYAGVEIAQIYSRLGSQVTLLSRSRILPTFPEDARSVIKDSLEFDGVNIVENAKIMKLRDGKVIIEKGEVEGDVIVYATGRKPQLPKGVEKLGLEIGECGIVVDKYKQIKNNVYAIGDVIAKERKTAHSAIFDAVIASLHIIKENTLIPPDDFKIPSVLYTDPQVGIIGDYKEAKEFSVFPFAATTRAIINGIKDGYVKIGINERDEIVFGEVIGDKAEELINILTLVVNNRMKIDSLALMPFVHPSFSEAIVNAAKGFFDLDVDRYKSKDGKT from the coding sequence ATGAAATATGATATAGTAGTAATTGGCGGCGGTACTGCTGGTTATGTTGCTGGAAGTATATTAGCGAGAAAGGGCAAGAAGGTACTAGTTATAGAGAAAGAGAAATTTGGCGGAGTTTGTGTAAACTTCGGTTGTGTTCCAAGTATTTTTCTTTTTGATGTAACATTTTTATTAAATAGATTTAAAGAGATTGCGTACTATTTTGGCTTAGACGGTGAAATCGGATATAAGGATCTTCTATTTAATAAGAGAAACGAAATTATAAATTACCTATCAAATACCGGTAAGAAGTTGATTGAGGATTCAGGCGGTGAGACTGAGTTAGGTGAGGCTGAAATAATTTCTCCTAGTGAAGTAAGGGTAAATGAGAGAATTGTAGAATTCGATAAGCTAATTATAGCTACTGGTTCTAAACCAATTATACCAAATATTGACGGTATTGAAGCTGCAATAAGTGAAGATGAGGCAGTTATTTTGAATTCAATACCTTCTTCAATGGTAATAATTGGTGGAGGCTATGCAGGAGTTGAAATAGCTCAAATATACTCTAGACTAGGATCCCAAGTTACCTTGTTATCTAGAAGCAGAATTTTGCCAACTTTTCCAGAAGATGCTAGAAGTGTTATAAAAGATTCCTTAGAGTTCGATGGAGTAAATATAGTGGAGAACGCTAAAATAATGAAGCTTCGTGATGGTAAAGTGATCATAGAAAAGGGTGAGGTTGAGGGGGATGTAATAGTATACGCAACTGGAAGAAAACCACAACTTCCTAAGGGTGTTGAGAAACTAGGGTTAGAAATTGGTGAATGTGGAATAGTTGTTGATAAATATAAACAAATAAAGAATAATGTGTATGCAATTGGTGATGTAATCGCTAAGGAAAGAAAAACAGCACATTCAGCAATCTTCGACGCGGTAATTGCGTCATTGCATATCATTAAGGAGAATACATTAATTCCACCAGATGATTTTAAAATACCTTCGGTATTGTACACTGATCCGCAAGTAGGTATTATAGGTGATTACAAAGAAGCTAAGGAGTTCTCCGTTTTCCCATTTGCTGCAACCACAAGGGCGATTATTAATGGAATAAAGGATGGTTATGTTAAAATAGGAATAAATGAGAGAGATGAGATAGTTTTTGGAGAAGTAATTGGAGATAAGGCTGAAGAATTAATCAATATTTTAACGTTAGTAGTAAATAATAGAATGAAAATCGATAGTTTAGCACTAATGCCTTTTGTTCATCCCTCTTTTTCTGAGGCTATAGTTAATGCAGCGAAGGGCTTTTTTGATTTAGATGTGGATAGATATAAGAGCAAGGATGGGAAAACTTGA
- a CDS encoding DsrE family protein encodes MAQAQTQGQEEEQKKKILIVVTHGPEDLDRTYAPLFMASIAASMEYETSVFFMIKGPKLLDKKWQEEERKKGGNPFIHFFDMAKDNGVKMYVCVQSLKDMCHMKEDDVVEGIELVGGSTLIDLTMEADRTLFF; translated from the coding sequence ATGGCTCAAGCTCAAACTCAGGGTCAAGAAGAAGAACAAAAAAAGAAGATATTAATTGTAGTAACCCATGGTCCTGAGGATTTAGATAGGACATATGCCCCATTATTTATGGCTTCAATAGCTGCTTCGATGGAATATGAGACTTCAGTGTTCTTTATGATAAAAGGGCCTAAATTACTAGATAAGAAATGGCAAGAAGAGGAGAGGAAAAAGGGTGGGAATCCATTCATACACTTCTTCGACATGGCAAAGGATAATGGAGTTAAAATGTATGTCTGTGTACAAAGCCTAAAGGATATGTGCCATATGAAAGAAGATGATGTGGTAGAAGGTATAGAACTAGTTGGAGGATCTACACTAATAGATCTGACAATGGAAGCTGATAGGACATTATTCTTTTAA